A portion of the Carya illinoinensis cultivar Pawnee chromosome 11, C.illinoinensisPawnee_v1, whole genome shotgun sequence genome contains these proteins:
- the LOC122281906 gene encoding non-specific lipid transfer protein GPI-anchored 7-like, whose amino-acid sequence MGGWKLPVSMTMMLVFMVGMTTLAEAQNSGNTSCAQNLIPCASSINSTSPPAANCCSSIKDAVTNQLTCLCNLYNAPGVLQSFGITVAEALRISRACNVNTDLTKCNATAPSPTSVQPTPGVPGKDAAGRIGWTGFSAIFFFLASMMFY is encoded by the exons atgggtGGCTGGAAATTGCCCGTGTCGATGACCATGATGTTGGTATTCATGGTGGGTATGACAACCTTGGCAGAGGCACAGAACAGTGGTAACACATCTTGCGCTCAGAACCTGATCCCATGCGCTAGCTCCATCAATTCCACCAGTCCCCCAGCCGCCAACTGCTGCAGCTCCATCAAAGACGCCGTGACCAACCAGCTTACCTGCCTCTGCAACCTGTACAACGCCCCCGGCGTGCTTCAGTCTTTTGGCATCACCGTTGCGGAGGCTCTACGTATCTCCCGTGCCTGTAATGTCAATACCGATCTCACTAAATGCAATG CCACAGCTCCGTCGCCTACATCTGTGCAGCCTACCCCAG GAGTACCTGGAAAAGATGCAGCAGGCAGGATAGGGTGGACTGGCTTTTCTGCTATATTCTTCTTCCTGGCTTCAATGATGTTTTATTAG